In Zingiber officinale cultivar Zhangliang chromosome 6A, Zo_v1.1, whole genome shotgun sequence, a single genomic region encodes these proteins:
- the LOC121995190 gene encoding protein TsetseEP-like, which yields MTIHCPPSFADPRASFESELEPAPEPEPEPAPDPDALGPEPNRPGKMTETERDSDRDSDLDCPKPDSDPDSDPEPETDTPALPSDPSPIPVPAPNPSPVPTPRSILVTRLSTTEVTKRARKRVAQN from the coding sequence aTGACAATTCACTGCCCCCCTTCTTTTGCGGATCCACGGGCAAGCTTCGAATCAGAGCTCGAACCAGCGCCTGAGCCTGAGCCTGAGCCTGCGCCGGATCCTGATGCGCTTGGCCCGGAGCCTAACAGACCGGGCAAGATGACTGAAACTGAACGTGACTCCGACCGAGATTCCGATCTCGACTGCCCGAAGCCAGACTCAGATCCTGACTCCGACCCTGAACCAGAGACGGACACACCGGCGCTACCATCCGACCCGAGTCCGATCCCCGTGCCGGCTCCCAACCCGAGTCCTGTGCCGACTCCAAGGTCCATCCTTGTAACCCGGCTCTCGACCACCGAGGTCACAAAGAGAGCAAGGAAAAGAGTAGCCCAGAATTGA